One Ricinus communis isolate WT05 ecotype wild-type chromosome 7, ASM1957865v1, whole genome shotgun sequence genomic region harbors:
- the LOC8288298 gene encoding uncharacterized protein LOC8288298, with translation MEEFQGGGGGGVGNVPVSSQQIIDGPDIRNGGGNGGGNGGNLIGNSNELELQLEFDPELDLATLLKRWKNIDDAFLELQEILEAPVPNNIVQDHVASSEDGKLVAVMKELNATPNNMVHDHVVLSEGYGVLSEEEEDLGYFPPPSAVFTTDPKPRLRWTPELHACFVRAVRQLGGSIKATPRSIQYVMAVKGLNLFHVKSHLQKYRQGRQTVRGWSRIIKNGKSTKSYGVSVRSSNPQSLSPVSKKDSTRSKSKGKAKAKKDNQGSPKMQMQSSGGATMASGSYNSQNPSSAGIGATIARGSYISQNPTSAGTSATTNNGNYFVPNPTSVGIGATIPCGSYFGQNPPRVGISATIPSGSYYWQNLPRVGIRSTIPRGSYFGQNLTGVGISSTIPRGSYFRQNPSSIGINASIASGSYYEQNSTSGGTNATVASGSYFPHNPSNVGTNASIASGSYFRHNPSNCGTNASIASGSYLSGDGINATIGSGSYPPTVGIIAPRPTFSRNQLNIHNEYNSMEAGRAQTSAQQRSRSSQAPFAAGPQGQFRSPMNSASSSRQRFNANPGQASRRVRM, from the exons ATGGAGGAATTTcaaggaggaggaggaggaggagttGGAAATGTCCCAGTGAGTTCCCAACAGATTATAGATGGTCCTGACATTAGAAATGGAGGGGGAAATGGAGGTGGAAATGGAGGTAATTTGATTGGTAACTCCAATGAGCTTGAGCTACAACTTGAATTTGACCCTGAACTCGATTTGGCTACATTACTTAAGAGATGGAAAAACATTGATGATGCTTTTCTTGAACTCCAAGAAATTCTTGAAGCTCCAGTTCCTAATAACATTGTTCAGGACCATGTTGCTTCATCTGAGGATGGGAAGTTGGTTGCAGTGATGAAGGAATTAAATGCAACTCCTAATAACATGGTTCATGACCATGTTGTTTTATCTGAAGGATATGGTGTGTTGTCGGAGGAGGAGGAAGACCTTGGGTATTTTCCTCCTCCTAGTGCTGTTTTCACTACTGATCCAAAACCTCGTCTTCGGTGGACCCCTGAACTTCATGCATGTTTTGTTAGAGCTGTTAGACAGCTTGGTGGATCCATAA AAGCAACTCCAAGGTCTATTCAGTACGTAATGGCTGTTAAAGGTTTAAATCTTTTCCATGTGAAGAGCCACCTCCAG AAATACAGACAAGGTCGACAAACAGTCAGGGGGTGGAGTCGGATCATAAAAAATG GTAAAAGCACAAAAAGTTATGGAGTCTCAGTAAGGTCAAGCAACCCTCAGAGCTTATCACCAGTCAGCAAAAAAGA TTCCACGCGCAGTAAATCCAAAGGCAAAGCAAAAGCCAAAAAAGATAATCAAGGCAGTCCTAAAATGCAAATGCAG TCTTCGGGAGGTGCAACCATGGCCAGCGGAAGCTACAATAGCCAAAATCCCTCTAGTGCAGGAATTGGTGCAACTATAGCCAGAGGAAGCTACATCAGCCAAAACCCTACTAGTGCAGGAACTAGTGCAACTACTAACAATGGAAATTACTTCGTGCCAAACCCAACTAGTGTAGGAATTGGTGCAACCATACCCTGTGGAAGCTACTTTGGCCAAAACCCACCTAGAGTGGGAATTAGTGCAACTATACCCAGTGGAAGCTACTACTGGCAGAACCTCCCCAGAGTAGGAATTAGATCAACCATACCCCGTGGAAGCTACTTCGGGCAGAATCTCACTGGTGTAGGAATTAGTTCAACTATACCCCGCGGGAGCTACTTCAGGCAGAATCCCAGTAGTATAGGAATAAATGCATCTATAGCCAGTGGAAGCTACTACGAGCAGAACTCCACTAGTGGAGGAACTAATGCAACTGTAGCCAGTGGAAGCTACTTCCCTCACAACCCCTCTAATGTTGGAACAAATGCAAGTATAGCCAGTGGAAGCTACTTCCGTCACAACCCCTCTAATTGTGGAACAAATGCAAGTATAGCCAGTGGAAGCTACCTCTCAGGTGATGGAATCAATGCAACTATAGGCAGTGGAAGTTACCCCCCTACTGTTGGAATTATAGCACCGAGGCCAACTTTCTCCCGAAATCAGCTAAATATACATAATGAATATAATTCAATGGAGGCTGGCAGGGCACAAACTTCAGCTCAACAGCGAAGTCGGAGCTCTCAAGCTCCATTTGCTGCCGGTCCTCAAGGCCAGTTCCGTTCACCCATGAATTCAGCAAGTTCATCTCGGCAACGTTTCAATGCAAATCCTGGACAAGCAAGTAGAAGGGTGCGGATGTGA
- the LOC8288300 gene encoding transmembrane 9 superfamily member 12, whose amino-acid sequence MVKMRMPTVHWASLLVVLFAHTCSAFYLPGSYMHTYSTGEKIVAKVNSLTSIETELPFSYYSLPYCKPPGRIRKSAENLGELLMGDQIDNSPYQFRMNINESVFLCTTPPLSEHEVKLLKQRTRDLYQVNMILDNLPAMRYAKQNGVNIQWTGFPVGYTPQNSNDDYIINHLKFTVLVHEYEGSGVEIIGTGEEGMGVISEADKKKASGFEIVGFEVVPCSVKYDPEVMSKHHMYDSISSVNCPMDLDKSQIIREQERVSFTYEVEFVKSDTRWPSRWDAYLKMEGARVHWFSILNSLMVIFFLAGIVFVIFLRTVRRDLTRYEELDKEAQAQMNEELSGWKLVVGDVFREPECSKLLCVMVGDGVQITGMAVVTIVFAALGFMSPASRGMLLTGMIILYLFLGIAAGYVSVRLWRTMKGSSEGWRSISWSAACFFPGIAFVILTVLNFILWGSKSTGAIPISLYFVLLALWFCISVPLTLLGGFFGTRVEEIQYPVRTNQIPREIPARKYPSWLLVLGAGTLPFGTLFIELFFILSSIWLGRFYYVFGFLLIVLLLLVVVCAEVSVVLTYMHLCVEDWRWWWKAFFASGSVALYVFLYSINYLVFDLQSLSGPVSAILYLGYSLLMAIAIMLSTGTIGFLMSFYFVHYLFSSVKID is encoded by the coding sequence ATGGTGAAAATGAGGATGCCCACAGTTCACTGGGCTTCCCTTTTGGTGGTGCTTTTTGCACACACTTGCAGTGCATTTTATTTGCCTGGTAGCTATATGCACACATATTCAACTGGTGAAAAGATCGTTGCCAAAGTCAATTCATTAACTTCTATAGAAACTGAGCTTCCATTTAGCTACTACAGTCTCCCTTATTGCAAGCCGCCCGGtagaattagaaaaagtgCTGAAAATCTTGGGGAACTTCTTATGGGAGATCAGATTGATAATTCTCCATACCAGTTTAGAATGAATATCAACGAGTCTGTTTTTCTTTGCACTACACCTCCATTGAGTGAACATGAGGTAAAGCTTTTGAAGCAGAGAACTCGTGATTTGTATCAAGTGAATATGATTTTAGATAATTTGCCTGCTATGAGGTATGCCAAGCAAAATGGAGTTAATATTCAGTGGACTGGGTTCCCAGTTGGGTATACACCGCAGAATAGTAATGATGATTATATCATCAATCATTTAAAGTTTACTGTCTTGGTTCATGAGTATGAAGGGAGTGGGGTGGAGATAATTGGTACTGGGGAAGAAGGTATGGGTGTGATTTCTGAAGCTGATAAGAAGAAGGCTTCTGGTTTTGAGATTGTTGGTTTTGAGGTTGTACCATGCAGTGTTAAGTACGACCCAGAAGTGATGTCAAAGCATCATATGTATGACAGTATCTCATCTGTTAACTGCCCCATGGACCTTGACAAGTCTCAGATCATAAGGGAGCAAGAGAGAGTTTCTTTCACATACGAGGTTGAATTTGTGAAAAGTGATACTAGATGGCCTTCTCGTTGGGATGCTTATTTGAAGATGGAAGGTGCTCGAGTCCACTGGTTCTCTATTCTAAATTCTCTTATGGTGATATTTTTCCTAGCTGGAATTGTTTTTGTCATCTTCTTGAGGACTGTGAGAAGGGATTTAACAAGATATGAGGAACTAGACAAAGAAGCTCAAGCACAGATGAATGAGGAGCTTTCAGGCTGGAAGCTTGTTGTGGGTGATGTGTTCAGAGAACCAGAGTGCTCAAAGCTTCTCTGCGTCATGGTCGGAGATGGAGTTCAAATTACAGGGATGGCAGTTGTCACTATTGTTTTTGCAGCCCTTGGTTTTATGTCTCCAGCATCACGAGGAATGTTACTGACCGGAATGATAATTCTTTACCTTTTCTTGGGTATTGCTGCAGGCTATGTTTCAGTACGTTTGTGGAGAACCATGAAGGGATCTTCTGAAGGGTGGAGGTCAATTTCATGGTCAGCTGCATGCTTCTTCCCTGGAATTGCCTTTGTTATCCTCACGGTGCTGAATTTCATTCTGTGGGGAAGCAAGAGTACCGGTGCTATTCCCATTTCCTTGTATTTTGTACTTCTGGCCCTCTGGTTCTGCATCTCAGTTCCTCTCACCCTCTTGGGAGGATTCTTTGGGACACGAGTTGAGGAAATTCAGTATCCAGTTAGAACCAACCAGATTCCAAGAGAAATTCCTGCTCGCAAATATCCATCATGGCTTCTTGTTCTTGGTGCTGGAACTCTTCCATTTGGAACCCTTTTCATCGAGCTGTTCTTCATCCTTTCTAGCATCTGGCTTGGACGGTTTTATTATGTCTTTGGTTTCTTGCTTATAGTTTTATTGCTATTGGTAGTTGTTTGTGCTGAAGTGTCAGTGGTACTAACTTACATGCATCTCTGCGTTGAGGACTGGCGGTGGTGGTGGAAGGCTTTCTTTGCCTCTGGTTCAGTTGCCCTCTACGTGTTTCTATACTCCATCAATTATTTGGTTTTTGACCTACAGAGTTTGAGTGGACCTGTATCAGCTATACTCTATCTTGGCTACTCACTGCTTATGGCAATTGCAATCATGTTGTCTACTGGCACTATTGGCTTCCTCATGTCCTTCTACTTTGTGCATTACCTTTTCTCATCAGTAAAGATTGACTAG